A region from the Lutra lutra chromosome 1, mLutLut1.2, whole genome shotgun sequence genome encodes:
- the PRSS57 gene encoding serine protease 57, translating into MGPRAGEWGRLLLTMAVVLTLPPRPAGSWGSRIIGGHEVTPHSRPYMVSVKFEGQHHCGGFLLRARWVVSAAHCFSHRDPRMGLVVLGAHVLRAPEPTQQVFGISAIIRHPDYQPDIHANDICLLLLNRSAVLGPAVGLLKLPRRDARPLKAGARCQVAGWGSVSDFEDLPPGLMEAEVRILSLDVCNSSWRGQLSPAMLCTQSGDHRRRGFCSADSGGPLVCRNRAHGLVSFSGLWCGDPKTPDVYTQVSAFVSWIWDVVQRPWPSPLRSQRNHNSTGDTDGMANDSDSSFPRNPMAWQVIHRPPQAPGKPRVYGVGVG; encoded by the exons AtgggccccagggcaggggagtggggtcGCCTGCTGCTGACCATGGCTGTGGTCCTCACGCTGCCTCCGAGGCCTGCAG GCTCCTGGGGCTCCCGGATCATTGGGGGTCACGAAGTGACGCCCCACTCCCGGCCTTACATGGTGTCTGTGAAATTTGAGGGCCAGCACCACTGTGGGGGCTTCCTGCTCCGAGCCCGCTGGGTGGTCTCCGCAGCCCACTGCTTCAGCCACAG GGACCCCCGAATGGGCCTGGTGGTGCTGGGGGCTCACGTCCTGCGTGCCCCGGAGCCTACACAGCAAGTGTTTGGCATCTCAGCCATCATCAGGCACCCGGACTACCAGCCCGACATCCACGCCAATGACATCTGTCTGCTGCTG CTGAACCGCTCTGCTGTCCTGGGTCCCGCAGTAGGGCTGCTGAAGCTGCCGCGGAGAGACGCCAGGCCACTCAAGGCTGGGGCACGGTGCCAGGTGGCGGGCTGGGGCTCCGTATCAGACTTTGAGGACCTGCCGCCCGGGCTGATGGAGGCTGAGGTCCGCATTCTGAGCCTGGACGTCTGCAACAGCTCTTGGAGGGGCCAGCTGAGCCCTGCCATGCTCTGCACCCAAAGTGGGGACCACCGGCGGCGTGGCTTCTGCTCA gccgACTCTGGGGGGCCCCTGGTGTGCAGGAACCGGGCCCATGGCCTTGTCTCTTTCTCCGGACTCTGGTGTGGCGACCCCAAGACCCCCGATGTGTACACACAGGTGTCTGCCTTTGTGAGCTGGATATGGGATGTGGTTCAAaggccctggcccagccccctgCGCAGCCAACGGAACCACAACAGCACTGGGGATACAGACGGGATGGCGAATGATTCAGACAGCTCCTTCCCCAGAAATCCCATGGCCTGGCAGGTCATCCACAGGCCCCCACAGGCCCCGGGGAAGCCTCGTGTGtatggggttggggtggggtag
- the FSTL3 gene encoding follistatin-related protein 3 isoform X2, with protein MRPGTPGPLWPLPWGALAWAVGFVGSVGSGDPAPGGVCWLQQGREATCSLVLKTDVSQAECCASSSIDTAWSNFTHPGNKISLLGFLGLVHCLPCKDSCEGVECGPGKACRMQGGRPRCECAPDCAGLPARLQVCGSDGATYRDECELRAARCRGHPDLRVMYPGRCRKSCAHVLCPRPQSCVVDQTGSAHCVVCRAAPCPAPSSPGQELCGNNNVTYMSSCHLRQATCFLGRSIGVRHPGSCAGAPGPSDAESEEEEENFV; from the exons ATGCGTCCCGGGACGCCGGGGCCACTGTGGCCACTGCCCTGGGGGGCCCTGGCTTGGGCCGTGGGCTTCGTGGGCTCCGTGGGCTCGGGGGACCCCGCGCCCG GTGGCGTGTGCTGGCTGCAGCAGGGTCGAGAGGCCACGTGCAGCCTGGTGCTGAAGACCGACGTCAGCCAAGCGGAGTGCTGTGCCTCCAGCAGCATTGACACTGCTTGGTCCAACTTCACTCACCCGGGGAACAAGATCAGCCTCCTGGGCTTCCTGGGCCTCGTCCACTGCCTCCCCTGCAAAG ATTCGTGCGAGGGCGTGGAGTGCGGCCCCGGCAAGGCATGCCGCATGCAGGGGGGCCGCCCGCGCTGCGAGTGCGCGCCCGACTGCGCGGGGCTCCCGGCGCGCCTGCAGGTCTGCGGCTCGGACGGCGCCACCTACCGCGACGAGTGCGAGCTGCGCGCCGCGCGCTGCCGCGGCCACCCGGACCTGCGCGTCATGTACCCGGGACGCTGCCGCA AGTCGTGCGCGCACGTGCTGTGCCCGCGGCCGCAGTCGTGCGTGGTGGACCAGACGGGCAGTGCTCACTGCGTGGTGTGTCGCGCGGCGCCCTGTCCCGCGCCCTCCAGCCCCGGGCAGGAGCTTTGCGGCAACAACAACGTCACCTACATGTCCTCGTGTCACCTCCGCCAGGCCACCTGCTTCCTGGGCCGCTCTATCGGCGTGCGCCACCCAGGCAGCTGTGCAG GCGCCCCTGGGCCGTCAGATGCAGAgtcggaggaggaggaggagaacttCGTCTGA
- the FSTL3 gene encoding follistatin-related protein 3 isoform X1: MRPGTPGPLWPLPWGALAWAVGFVGSVGSGDPAPAPRAGSWVLGVVQEGTPGVAVTALRCTGGVCWLQQGREATCSLVLKTDVSQAECCASSSIDTAWSNFTHPGNKISLLGFLGLVHCLPCKDSCEGVECGPGKACRMQGGRPRCECAPDCAGLPARLQVCGSDGATYRDECELRAARCRGHPDLRVMYPGRCRKSCAHVLCPRPQSCVVDQTGSAHCVVCRAAPCPAPSSPGQELCGNNNVTYMSSCHLRQATCFLGRSIGVRHPGSCAGAPGPSDAESEEEEENFV; this comes from the exons ATGCGTCCCGGGACGCCGGGGCCACTGTGGCCACTGCCCTGGGGGGCCCTGGCTTGGGCCGTGGGCTTCGTGGGCTCCGTGGGCTCGGGGGACCCCGCGCCCG CCCCCAGGGCCGGGAGCTGGGTGTTGGGAGTGGTGCAGGAGGGCACCCCTGGTGTGGCAGTGACCGCCCTCCGGTGCACAGGTGGCGTGTGCTGGCTGCAGCAGGGTCGAGAGGCCACGTGCAGCCTGGTGCTGAAGACCGACGTCAGCCAAGCGGAGTGCTGTGCCTCCAGCAGCATTGACACTGCTTGGTCCAACTTCACTCACCCGGGGAACAAGATCAGCCTCCTGGGCTTCCTGGGCCTCGTCCACTGCCTCCCCTGCAAAG ATTCGTGCGAGGGCGTGGAGTGCGGCCCCGGCAAGGCATGCCGCATGCAGGGGGGCCGCCCGCGCTGCGAGTGCGCGCCCGACTGCGCGGGGCTCCCGGCGCGCCTGCAGGTCTGCGGCTCGGACGGCGCCACCTACCGCGACGAGTGCGAGCTGCGCGCCGCGCGCTGCCGCGGCCACCCGGACCTGCGCGTCATGTACCCGGGACGCTGCCGCA AGTCGTGCGCGCACGTGCTGTGCCCGCGGCCGCAGTCGTGCGTGGTGGACCAGACGGGCAGTGCTCACTGCGTGGTGTGTCGCGCGGCGCCCTGTCCCGCGCCCTCCAGCCCCGGGCAGGAGCTTTGCGGCAACAACAACGTCACCTACATGTCCTCGTGTCACCTCCGCCAGGCCACCTGCTTCCTGGGCCGCTCTATCGGCGTGCGCCACCCAGGCAGCTGTGCAG GCGCCCCTGGGCCGTCAGATGCAGAgtcggaggaggaggaggagaacttCGTCTGA